The window GAATGCCCATCACTAAACCCGGTACAGTAGATGGCGGCAATTCACCAAAATATGTAGTCTGCCATAAAACCTTGAataagaagtagaagaagaagttcAGTGCACAGAAGCTTCTACAGTAAATAGCTTACGTTGTACATTGATAAATAAGAAGACATGCTTTCCGTCCTCAGATTGCTATTGATCTTATTCAGTCTAAATGAGGCCAAACAGAAAGATTTGTACACTTTCAAAGTTGTTAATAGCAGAGGGAGATTAGTCTCTTTGGAAAAATACAGGGGTTCGGTAAGTTTGAAACTCGAGCCTACCAACTTTTGCACGGTAGCCTATGCAAAATTGCCATTTGTTTACCGGTGAATGCATGCTGCGGATTTTCCTTTCACAAGGCATGTATGATCTATGCACGTTTTATAACAATAGCATCTTACTCTTATGAATAAAATGCTAAATTTAAGACCAAATTCTTTGTGTCTATCATCTGTATACGTGGCATCTGCTGCTGGACTCCAACGTTGCTTAGAATACTAAATTGATTTATAGGCCAATAGCTAGCCTTTAGTTTGATCCAACTGTTATGTCTGGTTGTGTATTACTGACTATAATGTAACCTGCATGCAGTTATTTCATAAGCCCTATAAAAGAGAGGTCATATTCCCTTCTGTAGTCAGTGATAATTTAATATTTTTAAAACATCAAGGTTGGCCATTTTAATACATATTTAAAACTTCACAGGGCACATTTTATAGACCGTCTGCATGCTGCATAATCTGAACAGAATTTAAAGTGATACAGTAGAGAGGCGTTCCCAAATCTGCCCATTTTCTATCCTTATCACGTGTAGTTCCGTCGTATTGACACTAGAGGACAGCAATACCATATGAGCACTACGGGTAAAACCTTTTTTCTCTCGCAGTGTTTACCTCCGAGCTCCATTTATTTAAAGGCCGGGTGCACAGCCAGGGATACTGATGCAAACACTTTTTGACCTAAGAAGTCCAAGTAACCTATTAATAAACGAAAACGCAATGCACAATTAAAAGTGCATGTCTGCTAAATTATTGcgaagcatttatttatttatccttttAGAGTTTATTATTGTGCAGTATTATTCTAGCGCTTTATACAATTTTACAAAAGGGATTTATAAAATCATAGAAGCTCAATTAAAAAAGAAATAATGAAAcagtcctgtgtagctcagttggtagagcatgcaatgccagagttgtgggtttgattcccatgggggaccagtatgaaaatgtatgcactcacgtAGTAAGTAGTTCTGGAGTAGTGTAAAATGTCAAACTTTGGAAATGGAATAGCAACTTTTCATTTTGATGGATACAATTATAGACCttgaagaggaagggagatgtatagaaaaatacagaaatataaagTTGGCCATAAACATGCCTCACCAAACACTTTTTTTGCTGCCGTCTCCGATGAGTCACACATTCACATAAGAGAACATAGGACAGCCCACAGGGCACAGACATTacttcaacatctattccacgttggttcaatgaaATGAGATGGAAACAGCATTGATTAAACcaagtgtgtgcccagtgggaagtaaTGGCTCAAACATTCACCTCAAGGATGTTTGGAATGTGTTTGTGCAATTCTATAATTCCAGTGTTCAAGTGATTCATTGGATAATTTTTGGGGgaataaaagtagtgcactggtgCTTTACTTGTCCTGCATTAGAGGACCCATCTGTAGTGCAGGCAAAAAAAACATGTGTTATAGCAAATCACAAGTAATATATCTTATATTTGATCAAAAAGTCACTGCATCTGTTCAATACTAAAACCAAGCTATTGGCCCAGAATTGCTCAAATATTTTAATGGATATAAAGAATTTGACTTGACCAAACATTATTGCAACGATTGACCATTTTCCAGAGCTTCTTTCACTATCACCCTCATTACTATCTGGCCTGAACCTCCACTATTCACTCTGCTCAGAGACTCCTCATCACTTACATTCACCTCCAAACCTTTGATCTTGTTTTCCTACCATGCCCACTCAATTCTTAGCCTTGTAGCTCTGTGGTAGTTCCTACACAGAGAGCAGGAAGGATAAAAGGGTCAAACTATTTAATGGAATAACCCCTGTGCCCTTACCAAATGTGTCATCTGGTCACATAGACAACAAATCCTCACATTGAAATAGCCAGTGCGTGACTTTggcaggagctcactggagctgagtaccggcacctcaaatgttccaattgttgagctcctgttcctcttatagaatatttgctctaaagtattgtggagctcctccACCTAAATATAAGaagtaccagcacccaaaatgagtactggTACCTATTTCAGTCAAGCACTGGAAATTGCATTCAGCACCAATGAAAGGCTACTGGTTATTTTCTTATTATCGATAACAGTTTTCatcagtacatttatatttttagtATTATGGTTGCCTGCAGGTGTCTCTTGTGGTGAATGTGGCCAGTGACTGTGGCTTCACTGAGGATCACTACACAGACCTTCAACAGCTGCAGAGGGACTTTGGGCCGTCCCACTTCAACATCCTGGCCTTCCCCTGCAACCAGTTTGGCCAGCAGGAGCCTGGCAGCGACAAGGACATTGACGCCTTTGTCCGGCGTGTCTACGgagtctccttccccctcttcagCAAGATTGCTGTGGTGGGCACCGGGGCCAACAATGCCTTCAAGTACCTTGTGGGTGAGTGAACAgatgagggatggatgggggcagaggcatacacacatatacatctcGCTGTATGGGCGGCAGGCAGCCTTGTGGTTAGGAGCgtagggccagtaaccgaaaggtcgctggttgaAATTCCccagccaactaggtgaaaatctgtcgatatgcccttgagcaaggcacttaaccataattgctccagggtcactGTCAGTAATGGCTGATTCCTGGctctgaccccactctcagggggagtgggatattcatttgtgaaataggacaaatgtaaGCACCCACCTAACTGGATGTGTTTTGGGTGGTGAGGGGAGCTCTAGGACCTCAGATGTAATCATTTTATAACCTAATATCCAATGTTTCCACAGACGAgcagtcttcatcagggtataatgacaaacactgcgggtcACTAATTTATATAGTGccaaaggacacacacaggtgtctgtaatcatggccaggtgtggcctgatatcattggttaattctcatataAAAATAACATACAAAACAACATGAATGGATAGCATTTGATCATAGATAGAATTTGGCTACATAGGCCTACAAATGTTTACAATGAATAGCAAAATCACAAGAATgacttcagatcaaagtctacgttgagaccgaaaggagcaagggtctttaaattaaagatccaggcagcttCTCGTTTTAATAATAAATTGTCGAGGTCACCGCCTCTCCTAGGGAGGTTGACAttttcgatgccaatataacgtagGTACAAAATCGAGTGGCTCACTTCCATAAAGTGGGCCCCAACTGGGTAAGTCGAGTTTTTCCTCCGAGATTCATACTTTTAATTCACGCTTataagttataagataaataactgcc is drawn from Oncorhynchus tshawytscha isolate Ot180627B linkage group LG05, Otsh_v2.0, whole genome shotgun sequence and contains these coding sequences:
- the gpx7 gene encoding glutathione peroxidase 7, whose translation is MLSVLRLLLILFSLNEAKQKDLYTFKVVNSRGRLVSLEKYRGSVSLVVNVASDCGFTEDHYTDLQQLQRDFGPSHFNILAFPCNQFGQQEPGSDKDIDAFVRRVYGVSFPLFSKIAVVGTGANNAFKYLVEMSGKEPDWNFWKYLIDTDGKVVDAWGPSVSVKELRPKIAEMVRNIILKKKEEL